A window from Synechococcus sp. RSCCF101 encodes these proteins:
- a CDS encoding DM13 domain-containing protein, whose amino-acid sequence MAHPSDSDQPRSSRRQPLRLTGFGLGLAVIGLGVAGLGAAAALRPQLQPAPAAPVASAHVAAAVEQGRFRAAEAPVQGGFRIERRGGRQLLHLSADFRTNERAPDLKITFGRSATPIAGSPAPAFPLRQGSYTVVAPLQASAGSQTYELPADLDLSRYGSLIIWCEQFNATMAWAPLQG is encoded by the coding sequence ATGGCCCATCCCTCCGACAGCGACCAACCCCGCTCCAGCCGCCGGCAGCCGCTGCGGCTCACCGGCTTCGGCCTCGGCCTGGCCGTGATCGGCCTCGGCGTGGCCGGCCTGGGCGCCGCCGCCGCTCTGCGGCCCCAGCTCCAACCGGCCCCGGCGGCCCCGGTTGCATCGGCACACGTCGCCGCGGCCGTCGAGCAGGGCCGTTTCCGGGCCGCCGAGGCGCCGGTGCAGGGCGGCTTCCGCATCGAGCGCCGCGGCGGGCGGCAGCTGCTGCACCTCAGCGCCGATTTCCGCACCAACGAGCGGGCGCCCGATCTGAAGATCACCTTCGGTCGCTCCGCCACACCGATCGCAGGCAGCCCCGCCCCCGCCTTCCCCCTCCGGCAGGGGAGCTACACGGTGGTGGCACCACTGCAGGCCAGCGCCGGCAGCCAGACTTATGAGCTGCCCGCCGATCTCGACCTGAGCCGCTACGGCTCGCTGATCATCTGGTGCGAACAGTTCAACGCCACCATGGCCTGGGCTCCCCTGCAGGGCTGA
- a CDS encoding FAD-dependent oxidoreductase, with translation MPASTPARLLPRLLLLTAVVALVAAFFGLGLHRQLSLTNLQMARGDLIAWRESRPLAVSLIYGLIYVVVTGLSLPGAAVLTLAGGAVFGLIWGTVIVSLASTLGATLAFLLSRTLLRDLVQRRFGSTLTAMEEGIERDGVFYLLSLRLAPVVPFFVINLVMGLTAMPVLRYALVSQVGMLPGTAVYVNAGTQLAGLTSLSGILSPAVVGSLLLLALFPWLARLAVQRWKRWQLYRPWRRPGSFDRNLIVIGAGSAGLVTAYIAATVKARVTLIERERMGGDCLNTGCVPSKALIRTARLAARIRDGRRYGLTDRDPQVNLQQVLERVHDKVAAVAPHDSVERYRGLGVDVQLGEARLIDPWTVAIRAADGSETQLTARSIVLATGASPIIPAIPGIDDVPLLTSETIWDSLRRRREPLTSLLVLGGGPIGCELAQALAQLGVRVTLVQRNSQLLPREDPEVADLVRRSLERDGVSVHTGAVVEQLEPLAAGRLRATLRLSAEQGAAQPLSLEADQLLCAIGRRARLEGFGLEELGIPSGHTVETDAYLTTLYPNIFAAGDVAGPWQFTHTAAHQAWYAAVNALFDPLRFKVDGRVIPHATFTDPEVAGVGLNETEAARQGVPVEVTRYELNELDRAIVDSETSGMVKVLTEPGKDRILGVSIVGDHAGEVLAEFVLAMRWGLGLGRILGTIHPYPTWVEANKYVAGAWKKAHAPERLLGWVERFHRWRRGGGQA, from the coding sequence ATGCCTGCCTCCACCCCTGCCCGGCTGCTGCCGCGCCTGCTGCTGCTGACCGCCGTGGTGGCCCTGGTGGCCGCCTTCTTCGGGCTGGGCCTGCACCGCCAGCTCAGCCTCACCAACCTGCAGATGGCCCGGGGCGACCTGATCGCCTGGCGGGAGAGCCGGCCTCTGGCGGTGAGCCTGATCTACGGGCTGATCTACGTGGTGGTGACCGGTCTGTCGCTGCCGGGAGCGGCCGTGCTCACCCTGGCCGGCGGTGCCGTGTTCGGCCTGATCTGGGGAACGGTAATCGTGTCGCTGGCCTCCACCCTCGGGGCCACCCTGGCCTTTCTGCTCTCCCGCACGCTGCTGCGTGATCTGGTGCAGCGGCGCTTCGGCAGCACCCTCACCGCCATGGAGGAGGGCATCGAGCGCGATGGCGTTTTCTATCTGCTCAGCCTCAGGCTGGCGCCCGTGGTGCCGTTCTTCGTGATCAACCTGGTGATGGGTCTCACCGCCATGCCGGTGCTGCGCTACGCCCTGGTGAGCCAGGTGGGCATGCTGCCCGGCACCGCCGTGTATGTGAACGCGGGCACCCAGCTGGCCGGGCTGACCAGCCTGAGCGGCATCCTCTCGCCGGCGGTGGTGGGTTCCCTGCTGCTGCTGGCCCTCTTCCCCTGGCTGGCGCGCCTGGCGGTGCAGCGCTGGAAGCGCTGGCAGCTGTACCGGCCCTGGCGGCGGCCCGGCTCCTTCGACCGCAATCTGATCGTGATCGGTGCCGGCTCCGCCGGCCTGGTCACCGCCTACATCGCCGCCACCGTGAAGGCGCGGGTGACCCTGATCGAGCGCGAGCGGATGGGAGGCGACTGCCTCAACACCGGCTGCGTGCCCAGCAAGGCCCTGATCCGCACGGCCCGGCTGGCGGCCCGCATCCGCGACGGCCGGCGCTACGGACTCACCGACCGCGATCCCCAGGTGAACCTGCAGCAGGTGCTGGAGCGGGTGCACGACAAGGTGGCGGCCGTGGCCCCGCACGACAGCGTCGAGCGCTACCGGGGGCTGGGGGTGGATGTGCAGCTGGGTGAGGCCCGGCTGATCGATCCCTGGACCGTGGCGATCCGCGCGGCGGATGGCAGCGAAACGCAGCTCACGGCCCGCTCGATCGTGCTGGCCACCGGCGCCAGCCCGATCATCCCTGCGATTCCCGGCATCGACGACGTGCCGCTGCTCACCAGCGAGACCATCTGGGACAGCCTGCGCCGGCGGCGGGAGCCCCTGACCAGCCTGCTGGTGCTCGGCGGCGGGCCCATCGGCTGCGAACTGGCCCAGGCCCTGGCCCAGCTGGGGGTGCGGGTGACGCTGGTGCAGCGCAACAGTCAGCTGCTGCCGCGGGAGGACCCTGAAGTCGCCGACCTGGTGCGCCGCAGCCTCGAACGCGACGGGGTGAGCGTTCACACCGGGGCGGTGGTGGAGCAGCTGGAGCCGCTGGCCGCTGGCCGGCTGCGGGCCACGCTGCGGCTCTCAGCCGAGCAGGGCGCGGCGCAGCCGCTGAGCCTGGAGGCCGATCAGCTCCTCTGCGCCATCGGCCGCAGGGCCCGCCTGGAGGGATTCGGGCTGGAGGAGCTCGGCATTCCCAGCGGCCACACGGTGGAGACCGACGCCTACCTCACCACCCTCTACCCCAACATCTTCGCGGCCGGCGATGTGGCCGGCCCCTGGCAGTTCACCCACACCGCGGCCCACCAGGCCTGGTACGCCGCGGTGAACGCCCTGTTCGATCCCCTGCGCTTCAAGGTGGATGGCCGGGTGATTCCCCACGCCACCTTCACCGATCCGGAGGTGGCGGGTGTGGGCCTCAACGAAACCGAGGCCGCCCGTCAGGGCGTGCCGGTGGAGGTCACGCGCTACGAGCTCAATGAGCTCGACCGGGCCATCGTCGACAGCGAGACGAGCGGGATGGTGAAGGTGCTGACCGAGCCGGGCAAGGACCGCATCCTCGGGGTGTCGATCGTGGGCGATCACGCCGGCGAGGTGCTGGCCGAATTCGTGCTGGCCATGCGCTGGGGCCTGGGCCTGGGCCGCATCCTCGGCACGATTCACCCCTATCCCACCTGGGTGGAGGCCAACAAATACGTGGCCGGGGCCTGGAAGAAGGCCCACGCCCCCGAGCGGCTGCTGGGCTGGGTGGAGCGGTTCCACCGCTGGCGGCGGGGCGGCGGCCAGGCCTGA
- a CDS encoding anti-sigma factor domain-containing protein, with translation MTPDSTDPSRTDLGDARLDALLAGHALGDLDEQERGELQAALAADPTLQARLEEFRTTLQLLPLALPRGKAPPSRLRHRLLSEAGSAPGPADRRNRPARTPWLLAGGLALALALLGGDWLSLRERLADADPAPGGGPTVALQPLEGVQRVQRTMTLHPAGAERPPHGMGDTSGSVQVNPGGSHNLLVIEGLPDPPPRHSYRLWALIDGQHVGCVRFVPDGSGRVHLPIPTNPTSQASGVSISIEPLGPVHEVPAGRDVLTSL, from the coding sequence ATGACGCCCGATTCCACCGACCCCTCCCGCACCGATCTCGGCGACGCCCGGCTCGACGCCCTGCTGGCCGGCCATGCCCTCGGCGATCTCGATGAACAGGAGCGGGGCGAACTGCAGGCCGCCCTCGCCGCGGACCCGACCCTGCAGGCCCGGCTCGAGGAGTTCCGCACCACCCTGCAGCTGCTGCCCCTGGCCCTGCCCCGCGGCAAGGCGCCGCCCTCGCGGCTCCGCCACAGGCTCCTGAGCGAGGCCGGATCGGCGCCGGGCCCGGCGGACCGCAGGAACAGGCCCGCGCGCACGCCCTGGCTGCTGGCCGGTGGCCTGGCGCTCGCCCTCGCCCTGCTCGGAGGCGACTGGCTCAGCCTGCGCGAACGGCTGGCCGATGCTGACCCTGCCCCGGGCGGCGGCCCCACCGTGGCGCTCCAGCCCCTGGAGGGCGTGCAGCGGGTGCAGCGCACCATGACCCTGCATCCGGCCGGAGCCGAGCGCCCGCCGCACGGCATGGGGGACACCAGCGGCAGCGTTCAGGTCAATCCCGGCGGCAGCCACAACCTGCTGGTGATCGAGGGGCTGCCGGATCCTCCTCCGCGCCACAGCTACCGGCTCTGGGCCCTGATCGACGGCCAGCACGTGGGCTGCGTGCGCTTCGTGCCCGATGGCAGCGGCCGGGTGCACCTGCCGATTCCCACCAATCCCACCAGCCAGGCCAGCGGAGTGAGCATCAGCATCGAGCCCCTCGGGCCGGTGCACGAGGTGCCCGCCGGCCGCGATGTGCTCACCAGTCTCTGA